In a single window of the Canis lupus dingo isolate Sandy chromosome 18, ASM325472v2, whole genome shotgun sequence genome:
- the LOC112663535 gene encoding uncharacterized protein LOC112663535 isoform X2 — protein sequence MQEDSETLLALQRPNIVAQYHQGQGAAQPQPPRGQETPPGDPVHGQIDKNAQAMGPLPPQREAAVLGLQGGPAPGAGTGVAAIAERRPGNEGGSPGLFPGHHADRPGRQPDVPQSHHVLGPLRGWEVGYCQGMSEIAAIVLMFLPENAFWALAQLMTDDRHAMHGFFVPGFQKLLRFQAHHQRVLQRALPDLRKHMAHGSS from the exons ATGCAGGAGGACTCAGAGACCCTGCTGGCCTTGCAAAGGCCCAATATCGTGGCCCAGTaccatcag GGACAaggagctgcccagccccagcccccgcgAGGCCAAG AAACTCCGCCAGGAGACCCGGTGCACggacaaatagataaaaatgctCAAGCGATGGGACCACTACCTCCCCAGCGAGAAG CTGCGGTGCTGGGTCTACAAGGGGGTCCTGCCCCAGGTGCGGGGACAGGTGTGGCTGCGATTGCTGAACGTCGACCAG gaaatgaaggaggcaGCCCTGGCCTCTTCCCGGGACATCATGCAGATCGACCTGGACGTCAACCGGACGTTCCGCAGTCACACCATGTTCTGGGACCGCTACGGGGTTGG GAGGTGGGCTACTGCCAGGGCATGAGCGAGATCGCGGCCATCGTCCTCATGTTCCTGCCCGAGAACGCCTTCTGGGCGCTGGCCCAGCTGATGACAGACGACAGGCATGCCATGCACG GCTTCTTCGTCCCAGGCTTCCAGAAGCTCCTCAGGTTCCAGGCTCATCACCAGCGCGTCCTCCAAAGAGCTCTCCCCGACCTGAGGAAGCACATGGCACATGGGAGCTCCTGA
- the LOC112663535 gene encoding uncharacterized protein LOC112663535 isoform X1: MQEDSETLLALQRPNIVAQYHQGQGAAQPQPPRGQETPPGDPVHGQIDKNAQAMGPLPPQREAAVLGLQGGPAPGAGTGVAAIAERRPGNEGGSPGLFPGHHADRPGRQPDVPQSHHVLGPLRGWEVGYCQGMSEIAAIVLMFLPENAFWALAQLMTDDRHAMHGGGPDRGGLGPSQASSSQASRSSSGSRLITSASSKELSPT; this comes from the exons ATGCAGGAGGACTCAGAGACCCTGCTGGCCTTGCAAAGGCCCAATATCGTGGCCCAGTaccatcag GGACAaggagctgcccagccccagcccccgcgAGGCCAAG AAACTCCGCCAGGAGACCCGGTGCACggacaaatagataaaaatgctCAAGCGATGGGACCACTACCTCCCCAGCGAGAAG CTGCGGTGCTGGGTCTACAAGGGGGTCCTGCCCCAGGTGCGGGGACAGGTGTGGCTGCGATTGCTGAACGTCGACCAG gaaatgaaggaggcaGCCCTGGCCTCTTCCCGGGACATCATGCAGATCGACCTGGACGTCAACCGGACGTTCCGCAGTCACACCATGTTCTGGGACCGCTACGGGGTTGG GAGGTGGGCTACTGCCAGGGCATGAGCGAGATCGCGGCCATCGTCCTCATGTTCCTGCCCGAGAACGCCTTCTGGGCGCTGGCCCAGCTGATGACAGACGACAGGCATGCCATGCACG gaggaggccctgatcgtgggggcctggggccttcTCAGGCTTCTTCGTCCCAGGCTTCCAGAAGCTCCTCAGGTTCCAGGCTCATCACCAGCGCGTCCTCCAAAGAGCTCTCCCCGACCTGA
- the LOC112663535 gene encoding USP6 N-terminal-like protein isoform X3, which produces MLKRWDHYLPSEKLRCWVYKGVLPQVRGQVWLRLLNVDQVKARNARKYQEMKEAALASSRDIMQIDLDVNRTFRSHTMFWDRYGVGQRALFHVLAAYSVYDTEVGYCQGMSEIAAIVLMFLPENAFWALAQLMTDDRHAMHGGGPDRGGLGPSQASSSQASRSSSGSRLITSASSKELSPT; this is translated from the exons atgctCAAGCGATGGGACCACTACCTCCCCAGCGAGAAG CTGCGGTGCTGGGTCTACAAGGGGGTCCTGCCCCAGGTGCGGGGACAGGTGTGGCTGCGATTGCTGAACGTCGACCAGGTTAAGGCCAGGAATGCCAGGAAATACCAG gaaatgaaggaggcaGCCCTGGCCTCTTCCCGGGACATCATGCAGATCGACCTGGACGTCAACCGGACGTTCCGCAGTCACACCATGTTCTGGGACCGCTACGGGGTTGG GCAGCGAGCCCTGTTCCATGTGCTGGCGGCCTACTCGGTGTATGACACC GAGGTGGGCTACTGCCAGGGCATGAGCGAGATCGCGGCCATCGTCCTCATGTTCCTGCCCGAGAACGCCTTCTGGGCGCTGGCCCAGCTGATGACAGACGACAGGCATGCCATGCACG gaggaggccctgatcgtgggggcctggggccttcTCAGGCTTCTTCGTCCCAGGCTTCCAGAAGCTCCTCAGGTTCCAGGCTCATCACCAGCGCGTCCTCCAAAGAGCTCTCCCCGACCTGA
- the LOC112663535 gene encoding USP6 N-terminal-like protein isoform X4, producing the protein MLKRWDHYLPSEKLRCWVYKGVLPQVRGQVWLRLLNVDQVKARNARKYQEMKEAALASSRDIMQIDLDVNRTFRSHTMFWDRYGVGQRALFHVLAAYSVYDTEVGYCQGMSEIAAIVLMFLPENAFWALAQLMTDDRHAMHGFFVPGFQKLLRFQAHHQRVLQRALPDLRKHMAHGSS; encoded by the exons atgctCAAGCGATGGGACCACTACCTCCCCAGCGAGAAG CTGCGGTGCTGGGTCTACAAGGGGGTCCTGCCCCAGGTGCGGGGACAGGTGTGGCTGCGATTGCTGAACGTCGACCAGGTTAAGGCCAGGAATGCCAGGAAATACCAG gaaatgaaggaggcaGCCCTGGCCTCTTCCCGGGACATCATGCAGATCGACCTGGACGTCAACCGGACGTTCCGCAGTCACACCATGTTCTGGGACCGCTACGGGGTTGG GCAGCGAGCCCTGTTCCATGTGCTGGCGGCCTACTCGGTGTATGACACC GAGGTGGGCTACTGCCAGGGCATGAGCGAGATCGCGGCCATCGTCCTCATGTTCCTGCCCGAGAACGCCTTCTGGGCGCTGGCCCAGCTGATGACAGACGACAGGCATGCCATGCACG GCTTCTTCGTCCCAGGCTTCCAGAAGCTCCTCAGGTTCCAGGCTCATCACCAGCGCGTCCTCCAAAGAGCTCTCCCCGACCTGAGGAAGCACATGGCACATGGGAGCTCCTGA
- the LOC112663535 gene encoding USP6 N-terminal-like protein isoform X5: MLKRWDHYLPSEKLRCWVYKGVLPQVRGQVWLRLLNVDQEMKEAALASSRDIMQIDLDVNRTFRSHTMFWDRYGVGQRALFHVLAAYSVYDTEVGYCQGMSEIAAIVLMFLPENAFWALAQLMTDDRHAMHGGGPDRGGLGPSQASSSQASRSSSGSRLITSASSKELSPT, encoded by the exons atgctCAAGCGATGGGACCACTACCTCCCCAGCGAGAAG CTGCGGTGCTGGGTCTACAAGGGGGTCCTGCCCCAGGTGCGGGGACAGGTGTGGCTGCGATTGCTGAACGTCGACCAG gaaatgaaggaggcaGCCCTGGCCTCTTCCCGGGACATCATGCAGATCGACCTGGACGTCAACCGGACGTTCCGCAGTCACACCATGTTCTGGGACCGCTACGGGGTTGG GCAGCGAGCCCTGTTCCATGTGCTGGCGGCCTACTCGGTGTATGACACC GAGGTGGGCTACTGCCAGGGCATGAGCGAGATCGCGGCCATCGTCCTCATGTTCCTGCCCGAGAACGCCTTCTGGGCGCTGGCCCAGCTGATGACAGACGACAGGCATGCCATGCACG gaggaggccctgatcgtgggggcctggggccttcTCAGGCTTCTTCGTCCCAGGCTTCCAGAAGCTCCTCAGGTTCCAGGCTCATCACCAGCGCGTCCTCCAAAGAGCTCTCCCCGACCTGA
- the HRAS gene encoding GTPase HRas isoform X1, whose protein sequence is MTEYKLVVVGAGGVGKSALTIQLIQNHFVDEYDPTIEDSYRKQVVIDGETCLLDILDTAGQEEYSAMRDQYMRTGEGFLCVFAINNTKSFEDIHQYREQIKRVKDSDDVPMVLVGNKCDLAARTVESRQAQDLARSYGIPYIETSAKTRQGVEDAFYTLVREIRQHKVRKLSPPDEGGPGCMSCKCLLS, encoded by the exons ATGACGGAGTATAAGCTGGTGGTGGTGGGCGCTGGAGGCGTGGGCAAGAGCGCCCTGACCATCCAGCTCATCCAGAACCACTTCGTGGATGAGTACGACCCCACCATCGAG GACTCCTATCGGAAGCAAGTGGTCATCGACGGGGAGACGTGCCTGCTGGACATCCTGGACACAGCGGGCCAGGAGGAGTACAGCGCCATGCGGGACCAGTACATGCGCACGGGGGAGGGCTTTCTCTGTGTATTTGCCATCAACAACACCAAGTCCTTTGAGGACATCCACCAGTACAG GGAGCAGATCAAGCGAGTGAAGGACTCTGACGACGTGCCCATGGTGCTGGTGGGGAACAAGTGTGACCTGGCTGCTCGCACCGTGGAGTCCCGGCAGGCGCAGGACCTCGCCCGCAGCTACGGCATCCCCTACATCGAGACGTCAGCCAAGACGCGCCAG GGCGTGGAGGATGCCTTCTACACGCTGGTGCGAGAGATTCGACAGCACAAGGTGCGCAAGCTGAGCCCGCCCGACGAGGGAGGCCCAGGCTGCATGAGCTGCAAGTGCCTGCTGTCCTGA
- the HRAS gene encoding GTPase HRas isoform X2, giving the protein MTEYKLVVVGAGGVGKSALTIQLIQNHFVDEYDPTIEDSYRKQVVIDGETCLLDILDTAGQEEYSAMRDQYMRTGEGFLCVFAINNTKSFEDIHQYREQIKRVKDSDDVPMVLVGNKCDLAARTVESRQAQDLARSYGIPYIETSAKTRQGSRSGSGSSSGTLWDPPGPP; this is encoded by the exons ATGACGGAGTATAAGCTGGTGGTGGTGGGCGCTGGAGGCGTGGGCAAGAGCGCCCTGACCATCCAGCTCATCCAGAACCACTTCGTGGATGAGTACGACCCCACCATCGAG GACTCCTATCGGAAGCAAGTGGTCATCGACGGGGAGACGTGCCTGCTGGACATCCTGGACACAGCGGGCCAGGAGGAGTACAGCGCCATGCGGGACCAGTACATGCGCACGGGGGAGGGCTTTCTCTGTGTATTTGCCATCAACAACACCAAGTCCTTTGAGGACATCCACCAGTACAG GGAGCAGATCAAGCGAGTGAAGGACTCTGACGACGTGCCCATGGTGCTGGTGGGGAACAAGTGTGACCTGGCTGCTCGCACCGTGGAGTCCCGGCAGGCGCAGGACCTCGCCCGCAGCTACGGCATCCCCTACATCGAGACGTCAGCCAAGACGCGCCAG GGCAGCCGGTCTGGCTCTGGCTCCAGCTCCGGGACCCTCTGGGACCCTCCGGGACCCCCGTGA